The Macaca nemestrina isolate mMacNem1 chromosome 6, mMacNem.hap1, whole genome shotgun sequence genome window below encodes:
- the LOC139363844 gene encoding uncharacterized protein → MVAPRRRPAHLGAPHALRDSRRPPPAGREPRVQAARTGLRQAQPQGAIHSRCPASPLGVRGTGAGGGEGLARPPRPHPTSAPGIGSALTSDAPREPLEEPGKGGGAARMNGAGGCSLATSGRSRAAPLAPARAGAAARTGAAASRSPRTPGSSSRVGRGPPCPPTT, encoded by the coding sequence ATGGTGGCGCCGAGGCGGAGGCCAGCGCACCTGGGGGCGCCACACGCCCTACGGGATTCCCGCAGACCGCCGCCAGCTGGACGCGAGCCCCGGGTCCAGGCGGCCCGCACTGGTCTGCGCCAGGCCCAGCCCCAAGGGGCCATTCACAGCCGGTGTCCCGCGTCGCCGCTCGGTGTCCGTGGGACTGGCGCCGGCGGGGGCGAGGGCCTGGCGCGACCGCCTCGGCCTCACCCCACGTCCGCGCCGGGGATAGGGAGCGCACTCACCTCAGACGCGCCCCGGGAGCCGCTGGAAGAGCCCGGGAAAGGAGGCGGAGCCGCGCGAATGAATGGAGCCGGCGGCTGCTCGCTGGCGACCTCCGGCCGGTCCCGGGCCGCACCGCTCGCGCCTGCCAGGGCTGGTGCGGCTGCCAGGACTGGTGCGGCCGCCTCCCGCTCGCCCCGGACGCCCGGCTCCTCGTCGCGGGTCGGCCGCGGCCCACCGTGCCCTCCGACGACGTGA